One genomic region from Haloarcula taiwanensis encodes:
- a CDS encoding 30S ribosomal protein S19, producing MSSEYQIGHEGEFSFRGHTLDELQEMELEEVAELLPARQRRSIVRGLTEEKHKLLDKARAAGEEETANDPIRTHLRDMPVLPEMVGLTFAVHDGQNFERVKVEPEMLGHYLGEFQLTRSSVEHGQAGIGATRSSKFVPLK from the coding sequence ATGAGTTCAGAGTATCAAATCGGCCACGAAGGAGAGTTCTCCTTCCGCGGCCACACGCTCGACGAGCTGCAGGAGATGGAGCTCGAGGAAGTCGCGGAACTGCTCCCCGCTCGACAGCGGCGAAGTATCGTACGCGGCCTGACCGAGGAGAAACACAAGCTCCTCGACAAGGCCCGCGCGGCCGGCGAAGAGGAGACAGCCAACGACCCGATCCGGACGCACCTGCGCGACATGCCGGTGCTCCCGGAGATGGTCGGGCTGACCTTCGCCGTCCACGACGGCCAGAACTTCGAGCGTGTCAAAGTCGAGCCCGAGATGCTCGGCCACTACCTCGGTGAGTTCCAGCTCACCCGGAGTAGCGTCGAACACGGTCAGGCCGGTATCGGAGCGACACGCTCCTCGAAGTTCGTACCGCTCAAATAA
- a CDS encoding 50S ribosomal protein L2 yields MGRRIQGQRRGRGTSTFRAPSHRYKADLEHRKVEDGDVVAGTVVDIEHDPARSAPVAAVEFEDGDRRLILAPEGVGVGDELQVGVSAEIAPGNTLPLAEIPEGVPVCNVESSPGDGGKFARASGVNAQLLTHDRNVAVVKLPSGEMKRLDPQCRATIGVVAGGGRTDKPFVKAGNKHHKMKARGTKWPNVRGVAMNAVDHPFGGGGRQHPGKPKSISRNAPPGRKVGDIASKRTGRGGNE; encoded by the coding sequence ATGGGACGACGAATCCAAGGACAACGGCGCGGCCGCGGGACCTCTACGTTCCGTGCGCCGTCGCACCGTTACAAGGCTGATCTGGAGCACCGCAAGGTCGAGGACGGCGACGTCGTCGCCGGCACAGTCGTCGACATCGAGCACGACCCGGCCCGCTCGGCCCCGGTCGCCGCCGTCGAGTTCGAAGACGGCGACCGTCGTCTCATCCTCGCGCCGGAGGGCGTCGGGGTGGGCGACGAGCTACAGGTCGGCGTCAGCGCCGAAATCGCACCCGGGAACACGCTCCCGCTGGCCGAAATCCCAGAGGGAGTCCCGGTGTGTAACGTCGAATCCAGCCCCGGTGACGGTGGGAAGTTCGCCCGCGCGTCGGGTGTCAACGCCCAGCTGCTCACCCACGACCGCAACGTCGCGGTCGTCAAGCTCCCCTCCGGGGAGATGAAGCGGCTTGACCCGCAGTGTCGTGCCACCATCGGCGTCGTCGCCGGTGGCGGCCGAACTGACAAGCCGTTCGTCAAGGCTGGCAACAAGCATCACAAGATGAAAGCGCGAGGGACGAAGTGGCCCAACGTCCGCGGTGTTGCGATGAACGCTGTCGATCACCCGTTCGGTGGTGGCGGCCGCCAGCACCCCGGCAAGCCCAAGTCCATCTCGCGGAACGCCCCGCCTGGCCGTAAGGTCGGGGACATCGCCTCGAAGCGAACTGGTCGAGGTGGCAACGAATGA
- a CDS encoding 50S ribosomal protein L23, with the protein MSWDVIKHPHVTEKAMNDMDFQNKLQFAVDDRASKGEVADAVEEQYDVTVEQVNTQNTMDGEKKAVVRLSEDDDAQEVASRIGVF; encoded by the coding sequence ATGAGCTGGGATGTCATCAAACACCCACACGTCACTGAGAAGGCCATGAACGACATGGACTTCCAGAACAAGCTCCAGTTCGCCGTCGACGACCGCGCCTCCAAGGGCGAGGTCGCCGACGCCGTCGAGGAGCAGTACGACGTGACAGTCGAACAGGTCAACACGCAGAACACGATGGACGGCGAGAAGAAGGCCGTCGTTCGCCTCTCCGAGGACGACGACGCCCAGGAAGTCGCCTCCAGAATTGGGGTGTTCTAA
- a CDS encoding 50S ribosomal protein L4, with amino-acid sequence MQATIYDLDGNTDGEVDLPDVFETPVRTDLIGKAVRAAQANRKQDYGSDEYAGLRTPAESFGSGRGQAHVPKQDGRARRVPQAVKGRRAHPPKAEKDRSLDLNDKERQLAVRSALAATADADLVADRGHEFDRDEVPVVVSDDFEDLVKTQEVVSLLEALDVHADIDRADETKIKAGQGSARGRKYRRPASILFVTSDEPSTAARNLAGADVATASEVNTEDLAPGGAPGRLTVFTESALAEVAER; translated from the coding sequence ATGCAGGCAACAATCTACGACCTGGACGGCAACACAGACGGCGAGGTCGACCTGCCGGACGTCTTCGAGACGCCGGTTCGGACCGACCTCATCGGCAAGGCTGTACGTGCCGCACAGGCCAACCGGAAGCAGGACTACGGGTCCGACGAGTACGCCGGCCTCCGAACGCCGGCCGAGTCCTTCGGTAGCGGCCGCGGGCAGGCACACGTCCCGAAGCAGGACGGCCGTGCCCGCCGCGTCCCGCAGGCGGTCAAGGGGCGACGCGCCCACCCGCCGAAAGCCGAGAAGGACCGCTCGCTCGACCTCAACGACAAGGAACGGCAGCTGGCCGTTCGCTCGGCGCTGGCCGCGACGGCCGACGCCGACCTCGTCGCCGACCGTGGCCACGAGTTCGACCGTGACGAAGTCCCCGTCGTCGTCTCCGACGACTTCGAGGACCTCGTCAAGACGCAGGAAGTCGTCTCGCTGCTGGAGGCGCTCGACGTCCACGCGGACATCGACCGCGCCGACGAGACGAAGATCAAGGCTGGACAGGGGTCGGCCCGCGGACGGAAGTACCGTCGTCCCGCCTCGATTCTCTTCGTGACCAGCGACGAGCCGTCGACGGCCGCCCGCAACCTCGCGGGAGCCGACGTGGCGACCGCAAGCGAGGTCAACACGGAAGACCTCGCGCCCGGCGGCGCACCCGGTCGACTCACCGTCTTCACGGAATCCGCACTCGCGGAGGTGGCCGAGCGATGA
- a CDS encoding 50S ribosomal protein L3 produces MPQPSRPRKGSMGFGPRKRSTSETPRFNSWPSDDGQPGVQGFAGYKAGMTHVVLVNDEPNSPREGMEETVPVTVIETPPMRAVALRAYEDTPYGQRPLTEVWTDEFHSELDRTLDVPEDHDPDAAEEQVRDALEAGDLGDVRVITHTVPDAVPSVPKKKPDVMETRVGGGSVSDRLDHALDLVEDGGEHAMNDIFRAGEYADVAGVTKGKGTQGPVKRWGVQKRKGKHARQGWRRRIGNLGPWNPSRVRSTVPQQGQTGYHQRTELNKRLIDIGEGDEPTVDGGFVNYGEVDGSYTLVKGSVPGPDKRLVRFRPAVRPNDQPRLDPEVRYVSNESNQG; encoded by the coding sequence ATGCCACAACCAAGCAGACCACGCAAAGGCTCAATGGGCTTTGGCCCGCGCAAGCGCTCGACGAGCGAGACACCTCGCTTCAACAGCTGGCCGTCCGACGACGGCCAGCCGGGCGTCCAGGGGTTCGCCGGCTACAAGGCAGGCATGACACACGTCGTGCTCGTCAACGACGAACCCAACTCCCCCCGCGAGGGGATGGAGGAGACTGTCCCGGTGACAGTCATCGAGACGCCGCCGATGCGCGCCGTCGCCCTGCGAGCGTACGAAGACACGCCGTACGGTCAGCGTCCGCTGACGGAAGTCTGGACCGACGAGTTCCACTCGGAGCTCGACCGGACCCTGGACGTTCCGGAGGACCACGACCCGGACGCTGCTGAGGAACAGGTACGTGACGCACTCGAGGCCGGTGACCTCGGGGACGTGCGAGTTATTACGCACACCGTCCCCGACGCCGTCCCGAGCGTCCCGAAGAAAAAGCCCGACGTGATGGAGACTCGCGTCGGCGGTGGGTCCGTTTCGGACCGCCTCGACCACGCCCTCGACCTCGTCGAGGACGGTGGCGAACACGCCATGAACGACATCTTCCGCGCCGGCGAGTACGCCGACGTGGCCGGTGTCACGAAAGGCAAGGGGACGCAGGGTCCCGTCAAGCGGTGGGGCGTCCAGAAGCGGAAGGGCAAGCACGCCCGCCAGGGATGGCGCCGACGGATCGGCAACCTCGGTCCGTGGAACCCGTCCCGCGTGCGCTCGACGGTCCCCCAGCAGGGGCAGACCGGCTACCACCAGCGCACCGAGCTCAACAAGCGTCTCATCGACATCGGCGAGGGCGACGAGCCCACCGTCGATGGCGGCTTCGTCAACTACGGCGAGGTCGATGGGTCGTACACGCTCGTGAAAGGCTCCGTGCCCGGTCCGGACAAGCGCCTGGTGCGCTTCCGGCCCGCAGTGCGTCCGAACGACCAGCCGCGCCTCGACCCCGAGGTGCGCTACGTCTCCAACGAATCGAACCAGGGATAA